From the Tetrapisispora phaffii CBS 4417 chromosome 10, complete genome genome, one window contains:
- the ATP17 gene encoding F1F0 ATP synthase subunit f (similar to Saccharomyces cerevisiae ATP17 (YDR377W); ancestral locus Anc_5.451), whose amino-acid sequence MLQKIVLRRGLSTLIPPKVVSPQNLGSAPNAQRINKVVDFYKRLPQGSQPAAAPNGLVARYKAKYFDGDNAGLKPVVHLVAGILVLGYSMEYYFHLRHHKNGEH is encoded by the coding sequence ATGTTGCAAAAAATTGTGCTAAGACGTGGCTTGTCCACTTTGATTCCTCCAAAAGTCGTGTCGCCTCAGAACCTGGGATCCGCTCCAAATGCCCAAAGGATCAATAAAGTCGTCGACTTCTACAAACGCCTGCCACAAGGCTCGCAGCCTGCTGCTGCCCCAAACGGTCTCGTCGCAAGATACAAGGCAAAGTACTTTGACGGAGACAACGCCGGCCTGAAGCCAGTCGTTCATCTCGTGGCCGGGATCTTGGTTCTGGGATACTCGATGGAATATTACTTCCATCTAAGACACCACAAGAACGGCGAGCACTAG
- the TPHA0J02660 gene encoding uncharacterized protein (similar to Saccharomyces cerevisiae RGA2 (YDR379W) and RGA1 (YOR127W); ancestral locus Anc_5.453), with amino-acid sequence MDVVVDKQLTSDKKSFPECVRCKDSIVSGHAYELGDDKWHTHCFSCYRCEKPLSCDSDFLVLGTGALICFDCSDSCKSCGKKIDDLAIILSTSNEAYCSDCFKCCKCGNKIEDLRYAKTKKGLFCLTCHKKLLVKKKLYEQKKQRLKKELPQLPPVGNLADDSVEDDIGRKSRVDFTPLSIPERSGKRPASPRKSSYLDEDDKDTADSSAPEVGNTETTSKKHERKASIDDLLSSTLACDLEEDAKLKKSAFIMTNNSANIVNDFLGKPPLRNPSNPEPAIPQLSKSETQSNISLDCSNHGISNSSESASAFATPPLPTSLSDMLDKTLGFDSNGATLKQLDDSDEGDHQEITEEFDENTFKPFAFNRTEAIPSDYEAPRSTTNDEGGVSSNSNSVSSDRSLQNPTESRSNSITSANKTRSNNNTAATTITQQSGTNSTANSSLKRTLSFKSRNFVSTLKNRTSTFLDQKVLETPDSVGDKKTNMVQPINITSQTHRRVLSNSKLLDSHERTASGNTLNIIKPPSIPSDVSGTDPIAQATAFRTPPLSSASSFKSSTNIDASYRPYSAVITDFEISKYDTSQTKSIQSKINEAEERLSMLQLNIEELELKKSQLQKDIRTLERTKSTMMKSTIPISNTNGSSSENSNQKNITTVQPNVANLAKAGGRPKFWKIFSNGKQVSGEMNGPKKIELASSISVTSMAQLTPNNMNNKLGISNPILQNPNDFNDVKLNQIVDRSDVNISAQYSSQPGDVLMGSPLVSRCQYEGNNIPFIITTCIEHVESSEEFLQTEGLYRKSGSKLLIEELEEAFSSVTNSTSPQLIKLINSDLHIVTGILKKYLRQLPDPLLTYHIYESLINTVRDEQLSSRLPLNKQWNDSNPLFTVTCETISNILHHLPKEHIALLYVLAEHVTKIDEYKEWNLMTMNNLSLIFAPGIIRDFNGEKDIIDMQERNYIVGFIFRYYRKLLD; translated from the coding sequence ATGGACGTTGTGGTAGATAAGCAACTCACGTCGGATAAGAAATCCTTTCCGGAATGTGTGAGATGCAAGGACTCGATTGTATCTGGCCATGCTTACGAACTGGGCGATGACAAATGGCATACTCATTGTTTCTCGTGTTACCGTTGTGAGAAGCCTCTGAGTTGCGATTCGGATTTCTTGGTGTTGGGAACTGGCGCATTGATCTGTTTCGATTGCTCAGATTCCTGTAAGAGTTGCGGGAAGAAAATAGATGATTTGGCAATCATATTATCCACTTCGAATGAGGCTTACTGCTCAGACTGCTTCAAGTGTTGCAAGTGTGGTAATAAGATCGAGGACCTACGATATGCAAAGACAAAGAAGGGTCTTTTCTGTTTGACTTGCCACAAGAAATTGCTGGTGAAAAAAAAACTGTATGAACAAAAGAAACAGCGATTAAAGAAAGAACTGCCTCAATTGCCTCCCGTCGGAAACCTGGCCGATGATTCTGTAGAGGATGATATAGGAAGGAAGAGCAGGGTGGATTTCACACCTTTGTCTATCCCAGAAAGATCTGGGAAGAGACCTGCATCGCCGAGAAAATCATCCTACCtagatgaagatgataaaGACACTGCCGACTCGAGTGCCCCTGAAGTGGGGAATACTGAAACAACATCAAAGAAACACGAAAGAAAAGCTTCGATAGACGATCTATTGAGTTCTACGTTGGCATGCGATCTGGAAGAAGATgcaaaattgaagaaaagtGCCTTTATCATGACAAATAATTCTGCAAATATAGTAAATGACTTCTTAGGTAAACCGCCTTTACGAAATCCATCGAACCCGGAACCGGCAATACCACAATTATCGAAATCTGAAACTCAAAGTAATATTAGTCTTGATTGCAGCAATCATGGAATCTCAAATAGTTCCGAAAGCGCCAGCGCTTTTGCTACTCCACCGTTGCCTACAAGTTTATCAGATATGTTGGATAAGACATTAGGTTTCGATAGCAATGGAGCTACTCTAAAGCAGTTGGACGACTCTGATGAGGGCGACCATCAAGAAATCACTGAAGAGTTCGATGAAAATACATTTAAACCATTTGCATTTAATAGAACAGAAGCTATTCCGTCAGATTACGAAGCACCTAGATCAACTACCAACGACGAAGGTGGTGTGTCAAGTAATTCAAATTCGGTATCAAGCGATCGCTCACTACAAAACCCTACAGAATCAAGGTCAAATAGCATTACATCGGCAAATAAAACTCGTTCAAACAATAATACAGCTGCTACCACTATTACACAACAAAGTGGAACAAATTCTACAGCAAATAGTTCATTGAAGAGAactttatcatttaaatcaaGAAATTTTGTATCTACTTTAAAGAATAGGACGTCAACTTTCCTTGACCAAAAAGTATTAGAAACTCCAGACTCAGTCGGGGAcaagaaaacaaatatgGTACAaccaataaatataacttcTCAAACTCATCGTAGagttttatcaaattcaaaactTCTCGATTCTCATGAAAGAACTGCAAGCGGCAATACGTTAAACATTATAAAACCTCCTAGCATTCCGTCAGATGTAAGTGGTACAGATCCTATTGCGCAAGCAACAGCATTCCGGACTCCTCCATTGAGCTCCGcttcttctttcaaatCATCCACTAATATTGACGCATCTTATAGACCCTACTCTGCAGTTATCACTGATTTTGAGATTTCTAAATACGATACTAGTCAAACTAAGAGTATTCAATCTAAGATCAATGAAGCAGAGGAAAGATTGTCTATGTTACAActtaatattgaagaattggAGCTTAAAAAATCACAATTGCAAAAAGATATTCGAACATTAGAAAGAACAAAGTCTACAATGATGAAAAGTACTATACCTATTTCAAATACAAACGGTTCTAGTTCAGAAAATTCtaatcaaaaaaacataaCAACAGTCCAACCTAATGTTGCCAATTTAGCAAAGGCAGGAGGACGTCCtaaattttggaaaatattttctaatggTAAACAAGTTTCCGGTGAAATGAATGGTCCAAAAAAGATTGAACTGGCATCATCAATATCAGTTACATCCATGGCACAATTAACACcaaataatatgaataataaactaGGGATATCAAATccaattttacaaaatcCTAACGATTTCAATGACGTTAAATTAAATCAGATTGTTGATCGTTCTGATGTGAACATATCAGCCCAATATTCATCACAACCTGGTGATGTTTTAATGGGTTCACCATTAGTCAGCAGATGTCAATATGAAGGAAACAATATACCATTTATCATTACCACTTGTATTGAACACGTTGAAAGCAGCGAGGAATTCTTACAAACGGAGGGTCTTTATAGAAAATCAGGATCAAAATTgttaattgaagaattagaagaagcATTTTCTAGTGTAACTAATAGCACTTCTCCTCAATTGATAAAGTTAATAAACAGTGACTTGCATATTGTAACTGGCATcttaaagaaatatttaagaCAGTTACCAGACCCATTATTAACTTACCACATCTATGAATCATTGATAAATACTGTAAGAGATGAGCAATTGAGTTCGAGGCTCCCCTTAAATAAGCAATGGAATGATAGTAATCCTTTATTTACAGTTACTTGTGAAACAATCTCTAATATCCTACATCATTTACCAAAGGAGCATATAGCTCTTCTTTATGTTTTAGCTGAACATGTCACCAAAATCGatgaatataaagaatGGAATTTAATGACGATGAATAATCTATCTTTAATCTTTGCACCAGGAATTATTAGAGATTTCAATGGGGAGAAAGATATTATAGATATGCAGGAGAGAAACTACATTGTCGgatttatatttagatATTATCGAAAATTACTCGactaa
- the ADE2 gene encoding phosphoribosylaminoimidazole carboxylase ADE2 (similar to Saccharomyces cerevisiae ADE2 (YOR128C); ancestral locus Anc_5.455) encodes MDQKTLGILGGGQLGRMLVEAANRLNVKTVILEKGADCSAKQISNSTEHVDGSFTDPEKIQELAKKCNVLTIEIEHVNTETLADLKKLNPRLKIYPTPETIKIIQDKFSQKLHLTKNNIPVVESYPIENICPEELNDMGTKLNYPYMLKARTFAYDGRGNFVIKNKNSIDEAIKFFTENKQNVAKLYAEKWCPFKVELAVMVVRSLNNKVYSYSTVETIHKDNICHVVYAPARIPDSVQFEARLVAENAIKSFDGAGIFGVEMFYSQEGKIIINEIAPRPHNSGHYTIDACVTSQFEAHLRSVLDLPMPEGFTNFTTCDTNAIMINVLGDREVKDKELEYCERALATPNASVYLYGKESKPQRKLGHINIVSSSMHDCERKLHHIVENTSLDPHVTDTTLNKPLVGIIMGSDSDLPVMSAACDILKQFSVPFDVTIVSAHRTPHRMSKYAVEASKRGMKVIIAGAGGAAHLPGMVAAMTPLPVIGVPVKGSCLDGVDSLHSIVQMPRGVPVATVAINNSTNAALLAVRILGAYNDTYFQKMQAFLLKQEEEILQKAQKLEDEGYEQYLTEMKK; translated from the coding sequence atggatCAAAAAACTTTAGGAATATTGGGAGGTGGTCAATTAGGTCGTATGCTTGTAGAAGCAGCAAACAGATTGAATGTTAAAACGGTGATCTTGGAGAAAGGAGCGGATTGCTCCGCTAAACAGATCAGTAATTCTACTGAGCACGTCGACGGTTCATTTACAGATCCCGAGAAGATCCAAGAGCTGGCTAAGAAATGCAATGTTTTGACCATCGAAATTGAACATGTGAATACAGAGACGTTGGctgatttgaaaaaactTAACCCTCGTCTGAAGATTTATCCAACTCCTGAAACAATTAAGATTATACAAGATAAATTTAGTCAGAAATTACACCTGACTAAAAACAATATCCCTGTTGTAGAAAGCTATCCCATTGAAAACATATGCCCTGAAGAATTAAACGATATGGGCacaaaattgaattacCCTTATATGTTGAAGGCTAGAACGTTTGCATATGATGGCAGAGgaaattttgttattaaaaacaaGAATTCCATCGACGAGGCTATAAAGTTCTTTACTGAAAACAAGCAAAACGTTGCTAAGTTATATGCAGAAAAATGGTGTCCATTCAAAGTTGAACTAGCTGTTATGGTTGTGAGATCtcttaataataaagtatATTCCTATTCAACAGTTGAAACAATTCATAAAGACAATATTTGCCACGTAGTATATGCTCCAGCAAGAATCCCTGATTCAGTACAATTCGAAGCAAGGTTAGTTGCAGAAAATGCAATTAAGTCGTTTGACGGGGCTGGTATTTTTGGAGTAGAGATGTTCTACAGTCAAGAAGGCAAgatcattattaatgaaattgcACCAAGACCGCACAATTCAGGTCATTACACAATTGACGCATGTGTGACTTCTCAATTTGAGGCTCATTTGAGATCCGTTCTTGATTTGCCTATGCCTGAAGGTTTCACAAATTTCACCACTTGCGATACAAATGCTATTATGATAAATGTATTGGGTGATAGAGAGGTAAAAGATAAAGAACTAGAATATTGTGAAAGGGCATTGGCCACTCCAAATGCTTCTGTCTATTTATATGGCAAGGAATCAAAACCTCAACGTAAGCTAGGTCATATAAACATTGTAAGTTCGTCTATGCACGATTGTGAAAGGAAACTACATCATATCGTAGAAAACACCAGCCTAGATCCACATGTAACAGACACTACATTAAATAAGCCTTTAGTTGGAATAATTATGGGTTCCGATTCTGATCTCCCAGTAATGTCAGCTGCTtgtgatattttaaaacaattttctGTTCCTTTTGATGTGACAATTGTATCGGCGCATAGAACCCCACATAGAATGAGTAAGTATGCTGTCGAGGCATCAAAACGTGGAATGAAAGTAATAATAGCAGGTGCTGGCGGGGCTGCTCATTTACCAGGTATGGTTGCAGCTATGACACCTTTGCCAGTTATCGGTGTTCCTGTTAAGGGTTCTTGCTTGGATGGTGTTGATTCTCTGCATTCCATCGTACAGATGCCAAGAGGTGTCCCTGTTGCAACTGTTGCAATTAATAACAGTACAAATGCCGCATTGCTGGCTGTAAGAATTTTAGGAGCATATAATGATAcctattttcaaaagatgcAAGCCTTCTTATtaaaacaagaagaagaaatccTACAGAAGGCGCAGAAGTTAGAAGATGAAGGTTATGAACAATATTTAACCgaaatgaagaaataa
- the TPHA0J02680 gene encoding uncharacterized protein (similar to Saccharomyces cerevisiae ARO10 (YDR380W); ancestral locus Anc_5.456) yields the protein MTQTKRDTENMEIKNSITLAEYIFRRLRSSGTYSLFGVPGDFNLPLLESLYHKTADGKEVELLNWIGCCNELNAAYAADGYSRYTNKIGCLVTTFGVGEISALNGIVGAAVENVKVLNIVGIPPTHILNSSQYNIHHSIPNLKNSNSGVPNYKTYCDMVLNNITNNVEFLELSDIKNQNSNQVCNKIDQLIKNIFISSKPGYLFVPSNMTNMMVSSANLTLLPQINLDWALKSTRSNLSETIENDIIEEISQLLYKSKKPCILCDVFIDRFDCRIQVNQLISKLNIWNFSTMLGKSIIDEDNDRFMGTYNGVTSDSYVKDNFESCDLILHLGIETNEMNTGCYSFSYLPDAVIIEVGKDYIKISKHDGKISKIINDIMLRDVIQKLLHFIDDSKCTYSFDNNVESFPTYKNKLISKKSLENNVESKAQQTVTQDDLQVEIQTLFDKGDVVVVETGSFQFAIPDMIFPKETKLINQGFYLSIGMALPASLGVGIGMRDYPNCHINDNSEDATPKKLILFEGDGAAQMTIQELSSLLRYRIPIDIFIWNNNGYTVERIFEGEKRSYNDIMPWKWVNLLKVFGDHEKTFSKSTTISTVQELRCKIDELKNANPQKIIELIEVKLGEMDIPKNLKHIVEQMKLRQQNKSLIE from the coding sequence ATGACACAGACAAAAAGAGATACAGAAAATATGGAGATAAAGAACAGTATTACATTGgcagaatatatttttagaaGGTTACGATCAAGTGGGACTTACTCATTATTTGGGGTACCTGGTGATTTCAATTTGCCGTTGTTGGAGTCGTTATATCACAAGACTGCCGATGGTAAAGAAGTAGAGCTTTTGAATTGGATAGGTTGCTGCAATGAATTAAATGCGGCTTATGCAGCAGATGGATATTCAAGATATACAAATAAGATCGGATGCTTGGTTACAACTTTCGGTGTTGGAGAGATCAGTGCTTTAAATGGGATAGTGGGTGCAGCAGTGGAAAATGTAAAAGTGTTGAATATTGTTGGTATTCCGCCTACCCATATATTAAACTCATcacaatataatatacatCATTCTATTCctaatttaaaaaattctaaTTCGGGTGTGCCAAACTACAAAACTTATTGTGATATGGTTCTTAATAACATTACAAACAATGTGGAGTTTTTAGAACTGagtgatattaaaaatcaaaatagtAATCAAGTTTGTAACAAAATTgatcaattgattaaaaatatatttatctcTTCAAAGCCTGGTTATCTATTTGTACCTTCTAATATGACAAATATGATGGTCTCTTCAGCAAATTTGACGTTATTACCACAAATTAATTTAGATTGGGCGCTAAAGTCAACTAGAAGTAATTTATCAGAAACAATcgaaaatgatataattgaaGAGATTTCACAGCTATTGTATAAGAGTAAAAAGCCATGCATATTATGTGACGTCTTTATAGACAGGTTTGATTGCAGAATCCAAGTGAATCAACTAATTTCTAAATTAAACATCTGGAATTTTTCTACCATGTTGGGGAAGTCAataattgatgaagataatgatCGCTTTATGGGCACTTATAATGGTGTAACTAGTGATTCCTACgttaaagataattttgaaagttgTGATTTAATCTTACACCTAGGTATTGAAACAAATGAAATGAATACAGGATGTTATAGTTTTTCTTATTTACCAGATGCCGTTATAATTGAAGTTGGTAAAGATtacattaaaatttcaaagcaTGATggtaaaatttcaaaaattataaatgatataatgCTTAGAGAtgtaattcaaaaattattgcATTTCATTGATGACTCAAAATGCACTTACTCATTCGACAACAATGTTGAATCATTTCCaacttataaaaataagttAATATCTAAGAAATCTCTTGAAAACAACGTTGAATCGAAAGCTCAACAAACTGTGACACAAGATGATCTGCAAGTTGAGATACAAACATTGTTTGATAAAGGTGATGTGGTTGTTGTAGAGACAGGTTCATTTCAATTTGCAATTCCAGATATGATATTTccaaaagaaacaaaattgATAAACCAAGGGTTCTATTTATCAATAGGCATGGCTCTACCTGCATCTTTAGGAGTTGGTATAGGCATGAGAGATTATCCAAATTGCCATATCAACGATAATAGTGAAGATGCTACCCCTAAGAAACTGATATTGTTTGAAGGAGACGGTGCTGCTCAGATGACAATTCAAGAACTTTCTTCTCTGTTGCGATACAGGATACCAATTGATATCTTTATTTGGAATAATAATGGCTATACTGTTGAGCGTATTTTTGAAGGAGAGAAACGTAGttataatgatataatgCCATGGAAATGGgtaaatttgttaaaagTGTTTGGAGATCATGAGAAAACATTTTCTAAAAGCACAACTATTTCAACAGTTCAAGAATTGAGGTGTAAAATTGACGAATTGAAGAACGCTAACCctcaaaaaattattgagtTAATAGAAGTTAAACTTGGAGAAATGGATAttccaaaaaatttaaaacacATTGTTGAACAGATGAAATTAAGACAACAAAATAAGTCATTAATTGAGTAA
- the AFI1 gene encoding Afi1p (similar to Saccharomyces cerevisiae YOR129C; ancestral locus Anc_5.457), with the protein MAELPTTPTDNEHAEPADISGVSLSWTSLNGALETPASYSRSLRLDNACFILSAQFDNKLGPVIRHQYPKCIPGFKNHLCGTSDSDESINLASLMIPNNVELTPGKKDYTMFSLYYNNNTDKYELFKPTSDTLNDNNYNTIREVDEFEDAQEHHESNHIDVLYILNIVNTIIDKTNSRGAVIKSIALVTPNKIGSIFRPLLSKVLDQYMKTPSTESIEVLKECFNMINSLDLSIINRIYSNKYLQKILQSINEESNFNSTSNNLLDVWFDEKIKKLFKKIFKIPYNIENDNFGNKVTLINNYIQYSFTNFTSSLLDTDILETKLRVSLFENELLGSSTRFNTQILNFLSKFINYTSSLPTENITWRLVINSTLYSKDELCHFVLILSNILNSIFEFGKDMNRYYQRKPILIFPYIDISMIDSLRTYSSNLQGSKFFIIGVANPIFQFQQNLWDCYYDIDTETFYNANEIVIKNKEKTEYPLFNKNLHRNGSLSIRKIFSKPGEIIIKTPKNVHSRVGLLQKCIQNIIAEEANYDQGVTTKIFKKVNLLQLIQLLTAGKVKDDVSVLDQYLCIYKDAIIFPEFFDYTSLQMLKTLSNIHNCIEMLYQMEILSESTSTMTLKKLKHHQHILFSLIASNKNNMDSLINILLNYPTFKIFDNFDLQSYDFSNQNLEKLFDPSIKSSIFRDLSDNTTFQQQLYKKEWINAFMKVDGFLLLTIPLLFEPSCTTNHDLFGNIPRFFLKPASHGLGRSKLTRTISLKRLFPLNPVSSNNGNSNFFAPSDHSITELPDNIRRSSLPMNLPHSSKSSTSLSTQSIKSVPETSQEQDKVNSFKPVIERCKKYSIKLVHYLLKRPLGQILYSKFATEQIKFAFETSKKLYYDNTPNKPNDTLTKVDASKNKDKDKTRSELLKEISIIGERFKVTAASNDTMNIL; encoded by the coding sequence ATGGCTGAACTTCCGACAACACCGACAGACAATGAACATGCTGAACCCGCTGATATATCCGGTGTTTCTCTTTCATGGACTTCATTGAATGGGGCTTTGGAAACCCCTGCTTCATATTCAAGAAGTTTAAGGTTGGATAATGCATGCTTCATCCTATCTGCTCAATTCGATAATAAATTAGGTCCTGTAATAAGACATCAATATCCAAAATGCATCCCAGGTTTTAAAAACCATTTATGTGGCACCTCTGATTCTGATGAGTCGATTAATTTAGCAAGTTTAATGATACCCAATAATGTGGAACTAACCCCAGGTAAAAAAGATTACACAATGTTTAGTTTATactacaataataatacagaTAAATATGAACTATTTAAACCAACTAGTGACACTTTAAACGATAACAATTATAACACTATAAGAGAAGTCGACGAATTCGAAGATGCTCAAGAGCATCATGAAAGTAACCATATAGATGTATTATACATCTTAAATATCGTTAATAcaataattgataaaacaaATTCAAGAGGCGCAgtaataaaatcaattgcATTGGTGACTCCTAATAAAATTGGATCTATATTTCGTCCATTGTTATCTAAAGTGCTAGACCAATACATGAAAACACCTTCAACAGAGTCGATAGAGGTATTAAAAGAATGTTTTAACATGATTAATAGTCTGgatttatcaattattaacaGAATATactcaaataaatatctgcaaaaaatattacagTCCATTAATGAAGAGAGTAATTTCAATAGTACAAGCAACAACCTGTTAGATGTATGGTTCgatgaaaaaataaaaaaactgttcaagaaaatattcaaaatccCATATAATATAGAGAATGATAATTTTGGCAATAAAGTCacattaattaataactatattcaatattcttttaCAAACTTCACATCGAGCTTATTGGACACAGATATATTAGAAACAAAATTGAGGGTctcattatttgaaaatgaattattaggCTCTTCAACGCGTTTTAATACACAGATACTGAATTTCTTATCAAAATTCATAAACTATACTTCCAGTCTACCAACTGAGAATATTACTTGGAGATTAGTAATTAACTCTactttatattcaaaagatgAATTATGCCATTTtgtattaatattatcaaacaTTCTTAactcaatttttgaattcgGTAAAGATATGAACAGATATTACCAACGCAAaccaattttaatatttcctTATATTGATATCTCAATGATAGACTCGCTAAGAACTTATTCATCAAATCTACAAGgttcaaaatttttcataatTGGGGTTGCGAATCCAATTTTCCAGTTTCAACAAAATCTTTGGGATTGTTACTATGATATTGACACTGAAACATTCTATAATGCAAATGAGATtgttatcaaaaataagGAGAAAACTGAATATCcgttatttaataaaaacttACACAGAAACGGATCACTCTCCATACGTAAgatattttcaaaacctggtgaaattattataaaaactCCAAAAAATGTACATTCTAGAGTAGGTTTACTACAAAAATGTATCCAAAATATAATAGCTGAAGAAGCAAATTACGATCAAGGAGTAactacaaaaatatttaagaaagtaaatttattacaattgaTCCAATTATTGACAGCTGGTAAGGTGAAAGATGACGTATCTGTATTAGATCAATATCTATGTATCTATAAAGATGCCATTATTTTTCCTGAATTTTTCGATTATACCTCCTTGCAGATGCTAAAaacattatcaaatattcataATTGCATAGAAATGTTATATCAGATGGAAATATTATCTGAAAGTACATCAACAATGACtctgaaaaaattgaaacacCACCAACATATTCTATTTTCCTTAATTGCttcaaacaaaaataacatGGATTCCTTgatcaatattttattgaattacccaacatttaaaatatttgataattttgatttacAATCATATGATTTTTCGAATCAAAACTTGGAAAAGCTATTTGATCCAAGCATCAAAAGTAGCATTTTCCGTGACCTCTCAGATAACACAACATTTCAACAACAACTTTACAAGAAAGAGTGGATTAATGCATTTATGAAGGTTGATGGCTTCTTATTACTGACAATTCCTTTATTATTCGAACCTTCTTGTACGACGAATCATGATCTTTTCGGCAACATTCCAAGGTTCTTTTTAAAGCCAGCATCACATGGCCTTGGGAGATCGAAACTAACCAGGACAATATCTCTTAAGAGACTCTTTCCATTAAATCCAGTTTCATCTAATAACGGCAATAGTAACTTTTTTGCTCCCAGTGACCATAGCATTACTGAATTACCTGACAATATCAGAAGATCCAGTCTACCTATGAATCTGCCTCATAGTTCAAAATCATCGACGTCATTAAGTACCCAATCTATCAAGTCAGTGCCCGAAACTTCTCAAGAACAGGATAAAGTCAACAGTTTTAAACCTGTAATAGAAAGatgcaaaaaatattcaattaaattgGTTCACTATCTACTGAAACGCCCACTTGGACAGATTTTATACTCTAAATTTGCAACGGaacaaattaaatttgCATTTGAAACATCCAAAAAGTTATATTACGACAACACACCAAACAAACCAAACGATACCCTAACAAAAGTTGATGCcagtaaaaataaagataaagatAAAACACGCTCCGAATTACTGAaagaaatatcaataatagGAGAACGATTTAAGGTGACAGCAGCATCAAATGATActatgaatatattatag
- the TPHA0J02700 gene encoding RNA recognition motif domain-containing protein (similar to Saccharomyces cerevisiae YRA1 (YDR381W); ancestral locus Anc_5.458), with the protein MTRLLLENRVVTARSNNRTGINKFYRAPSKLNRLNNSRATRTVTSTSSDKVNAASHNINTHFDISRETSVLVTGLSKEATKRSIYELFNENVGGIRNVKIGGRNGKKWAKVLFRNVEEAQLAVLKFNNVIIGDTIGGNRRFFKLRVSLMAAPSPGILRALSTRIKLMKSLMPVHNIS; encoded by the coding sequence ATGACCCGCCTACTGCTTGAAAACCGAGTAGTGACAGCCAGAAGCAATAATAGAACTGGcatcaataaattttatagGGCTCcttcaaaattgaatagATTGAATAACAGTAGAGCCACAAGAACAGTGACCAGCACATCATCGGATAAGGTGAATGCTGCTTCCCATAATATTAACACACATTTCGATATCTCAAGAGAGACTTCCGTTCTCGTCACTGGGTTGTCAAAAGAGGCAACAAAACGTTCTATCTATGAGCTTTTTAACGAAAACGTAGGTGGTATAAGAAATGTCAAGATAGGCGGCAGGAACGGGAAGAAATGGGCTAAAGTATTGTTTAGGAACGTCGAGGAAGCACAATTAGCAGTCttgaaattcaataatgTGATCATAGGAGATACAATCGGCGGTAACAGACGGTTTTTCAAATTGAGAGTCTCGTTGATGGCTGCTCCATCACCAGGTATACTAAGAGCCCTTTCAACTAGAATCAAACTGATGAAGAGTCTGATGCCAGTGCATAATATAAGTTAG